A single Carnobacterium alterfunditum DSM 5972 DNA region contains:
- a CDS encoding flagellar basal body-associated FliL family protein translates to MASEKAKPTKKSKTTKGTKGKKKKLWVVSIFFAIVIIGVVSYGFTSGKAQVIISDLFKEEIVETTVPLEEFLINLDSGTSIKKTFLKIELSLHSSKEGAGEKLTANMAQIRDSVITVLRNKTEDTVFKEEDNKLLIKQELIEAVNVKMDEDLVDAIFITNIVTQ, encoded by the coding sequence ATGGCATCTGAAAAAGCAAAACCGACAAAAAAAAGTAAAACGACTAAAGGAACTAAAGGAAAGAAAAAAAAGTTATGGGTTGTTAGTATTTTCTTTGCAATAGTAATAATAGGAGTCGTTAGTTATGGTTTTACTTCTGGTAAGGCACAGGTAATCATTTCAGATTTATTTAAAGAAGAAATTGTAGAAACAACGGTTCCTTTAGAAGAATTTTTAATCAATTTAGACTCTGGTACATCTATTAAAAAGACCTTTTTAAAAATAGAACTTTCTTTACATAGTTCAAAAGAAGGTGCAGGGGAAAAATTGACTGCAAATATGGCTCAAATTAGAGATTCAGTTATTACTGTTTTGCGGAATAAAACAGAAGATACTGTCTTTAAAGAAGAAGATAATAAGTTATTGATCAAACAAGAATTGATCGAGGCCGTTAATGTCAAAATGGATGAGGATCTTGTGGATGCTATCTTTATCACGAATATTGTGACGCAATAA
- a CDS encoding flagellar motor protein MotB, giving the protein MARRRKKKETNSSSSGGGGWITTFSDLMSLLLTFFILLYSMSSVSLDKFNEASNSIQSAFNGGESVIEENTVTDTETEPSEDIIAVPSEDAVDPELIKMYDEVVQFLETKDMTAQASVKYDQDGIYVNIQESILFGSGSAIIADSGINTLNNLGELVQQFENDVVIEGYTDDVPMNNANFSSNWELSTSRALSVLRYLSEERSVTPTRLSAKGYGEYHPSVPNNSDENRARNRRVNIVLVYEHQEE; this is encoded by the coding sequence ATGGCTAGAAGAAGGAAAAAGAAAGAAACCAATAGCAGTAGCTCTGGCGGAGGAGGGTGGATAACGACTTTTTCAGATTTGATGTCGTTATTGCTGACATTCTTTATCCTGCTCTATTCTATGTCAAGTGTAAGCTTAGACAAATTTAATGAAGCGTCTAATTCGATCCAATCAGCCTTTAATGGTGGAGAGTCCGTAATCGAAGAAAATACAGTAACCGATACTGAAACTGAGCCAAGCGAAGATATTATAGCAGTACCAAGTGAAGATGCCGTTGATCCAGAATTAATCAAGATGTATGACGAAGTCGTTCAATTTTTAGAAACAAAAGATATGACAGCTCAAGCAAGCGTTAAATACGATCAAGATGGGATTTATGTAAACATTCAAGAATCTATTTTATTTGGAAGTGGAAGTGCTATTATTGCTGATTCTGGAATAAATACATTAAATAATTTAGGAGAGTTGGTCCAACAATTCGAAAATGATGTCGTAATAGAAGGATATACGGACGATGTTCCAATGAACAATGCTAATTTTAGCAGCAACTGGGAATTATCCACAAGCAGAGCTTTATCCGTCTTACGGTATTTAAGTGAAGAGAGAAGCGTTACACCAACAAGATTATCAGCTAAGGGGTATGGGGAGTATCACCCATCTGTTCCAAATAATTCAGATGAAAATAGAGCGAGAAATAGACGAGTAAACATTGTACTCGTTTATGAGCATCAGGAGGAGTAG
- a CDS encoding motility protein A — MKKNIVPIVGLFLGIGLIIWSITSSGNIASFLNAPSLVITLGGSFSAILISFPLKSIKKLPSILKNLLLDPNPDYAKLIETFAALSRKARSQGILAIEADIEEQDNELMVIGLQMAVDGLEPETVRDIMEITAENIEKRHRIGQDIFLKWGEMAPAFGMIGTLIGLVIMLGELNDPSTIGVGMATALITTFYGSFLANLVFIPIASNLQMQTNEEMKSCEMIIEGVLSLQAGENPRVIEQKLKGYLPFENKEETLKAAAKLQQEEQNYG, encoded by the coding sequence ATGAAAAAAAATATTGTACCAATAGTCGGTTTATTTTTAGGTATTGGGTTGATTATTTGGTCGATTACTTCTAGTGGAAATATTGCTAGTTTTTTAAATGCGCCTTCTCTAGTGATTACGCTTGGCGGTTCATTTAGTGCGATTTTGATTAGTTTTCCATTGAAATCGATCAAGAAATTGCCGTCTATTTTAAAAAACTTATTGCTTGATCCAAATCCTGATTACGCTAAATTGATTGAAACGTTTGCGGCATTATCTAGAAAAGCAAGAAGCCAAGGAATTTTAGCGATTGAAGCAGATATTGAGGAACAAGATAATGAATTAATGGTAATCGGACTACAGATGGCTGTTGATGGGCTAGAACCAGAAACCGTCAGAGACATCATGGAAATCACAGCAGAAAATATTGAGAAAAGACACCGAATCGGCCAGGACATCTTTTTAAAATGGGGCGAAATGGCTCCGGCTTTCGGAATGATCGGTACACTGATTGGTTTAGTCATTATGTTGGGAGAATTAAATGACCCTAGTACGATTGGTGTAGGAATGGCAACGGCTTTGATAACAACTTTTTATGGAAGCTTCTTAGCTAATCTGGTGTTTATTCCAATCGCAAGCAATTTGCAAATGCAAACGAATGAAGAGATGAAAAGTTGTGAAATGATCATTGAAGGTGTCTTATCCTTACAAGCTGGAGAAAACCCACGTGTGATCGAACAAAAATTGAAAGGGTATTTGCCTTTTGAAAATAAAGAAGAAACCTTGAAAGCTGCAGCGAAGCTCCAACAAGAGGAACAAAATTATGGCTAG
- a CDS encoding flagellar FlbD family protein, protein MKKTKADWGLGMIALTTISGKEFYLNCDLIYRIDRSFDTIITLTDGKSLRVAETEKEIVEKIIQYRRKIVNGFSEGEL, encoded by the coding sequence ATGAAGAAAACGAAAGCAGATTGGGGTTTAGGTATGATTGCTTTAACAACTATTTCAGGAAAAGAATTTTATTTGAATTGCGATTTAATTTATCGAATAGACCGTTCTTTCGACACTATTATTACATTGACGGATGGTAAAAGCTTACGCGTTGCCGAGACCGAAAAAGAAATAGTGGAAAAAATCATTCAGTACAGAAGAAAAATAGTCAACGGTTTTTCAGAAGGAGAATTATGA